GTACCGGGAGCAGGGTTTGCCCTTGCCAACCCAACCGGAGGCCACAACAAGTCAGGGGAGCCCGGGGAAGATGGTGGCCAGCGAATCCGATGAAGAGGGGGAGGAGCGACCTTGCGCCATGCCGGCCACCGGGAGGCGACCGGCGGCCAGGGGACTGCCACCACTCCCGGACGGCAAGTCCTGGCCCAAGACGCACAGATCGGGACCCAGACGGTGGATCCAGTGACTGAGCTGGCCAGAGAGAGAAAGAGCGGCGACGGTCGGCGATAGGCAAGCCGACGGAGGCGACCTAGGGTTTGCCGGGGGAGAAGAGGAGGCCACCGCCGACGCGGCCCGTGGGCGCCTGCGGCGGTGGCCGGACGGGCGGAGCGGGTGGGGGGCTAGCAGCCCACGGCCGCCACGCGCAGCCCGCCGAAGCTCCTCTGATGGCAACCATGGTGACTCTGACGAACAGGAGACCAATCCTAGCAAGTAGTAGGCAGATCTAGCGAGGGGCGTGGCAGATCCGACAACCGAGAGGATGAATTCAGCCTTTGGCGCCGCCGACGACCTCTACCGATGGAGGGAGACACGACCATGTTGGGGCTAAGTGGGGAAGGAGGGGAAGgagggcctcgccgccgccacacgAGCTTCCGCGGCTGGCTCTGGTGGTGGCGTGGCTGGGAGAGGGTGGGGGAgcttggtggcggcggtggtgccgcCGTGCCCAACCTCCCTCAAATCAAATCACTTTTCTTttgaatataaaaaaattacaaagaAAAGTGGGGGTCAGCGTCGATTTGTACATTTCTTGAGATGCAAGCGAGAGCGGCCTGCAGACGGAAACACGGGCGACAGCGACTTGTGCAGGTAAAAAACAGCAGCAAACGCGTCAGGAAAAAGGAGGAGCAAGACAAGAATCTCAATTCTCAACTCAACAGCATCGAGCAGACGGGAAGGAATCAATCATGGCCcgggcggcgaggtggccatgtcggcgctgccgccgtcatcatcggcggcggaggccagcGGCTGGAGCGCGCGGATCTTGATGTCGTAGCGCGGGGACCTGGCGTCGCCGGCGCGGTCGTCGTAGGCGAACCCGAGGCTGGCGCCGCACTTGCGGCAGAGCAGTCGGGTGCGGCGCACGAAGAGCCTGCGCGCGCGCACGTCGACGCAGCGGAACTCGTCGGCGTGGCCGAAGCGCGCGTCGTCGATGGCGTCGAAGGGCAccaccccgcgccgcgccgcgcggccgtACCCGCCGCCCACGATCCCCGCCGTGTTCCGGTCCGACGACCGCAGCCGCAGGTCGTACCCGCACGCGCCGCAGCTGCCGTGATGGATGATGAGCTTTCGTCAGCCGGAGAACTAACCCGTCGTGATCCTCGGAGCAGAAACCAAGTCGAGGCAAAGAGAGCACTGACCAGTAGGTGACGGCGGAGAGGCTCCTCTGGAGGGCCGACGCGTCCTTCTTCTCCATGTCCGTCGGTTGCTCCATCGGCGAGCTTGCCTCGTGTTCTTGGCAGGCAGTTAACTGTCGCTGGATTGGTTGGGATCTTGCGTTGCCTTGTCGACACTCTTCACTCGGTTGAAGACAGACAAGTCAGCCAGCATATATAGAGGTAGAGATGCTGGGAGTGGGAGAGCCAGGAGGGCTTTGCAGTTGCAGGGGAAATTGCAGTTGCAACTGCAAGGAAGGTGGCAGGTGAGGCGTGGCGTGGGTCTGCGCCGACCGCGCGGGGATGGCGCGTGGAGGTGGAGCACATCAGCACAGCTCTGCCCGTGGCCAGGGACGGTCCCATAATTATGACGTGGACACGCGCACGATGTGGCTTCCATGCATGATGTGGGGCGGTGAGCGGGGTGCGTGCGTGCTCCCTGCCAGAGTGCCAGGCTTGCCCACGTTCCAACCAACCCAATCATCAGGGCAACTGGAACACTGGATAGATGCGCATGCGCTTACTTCTTCCTCCACACTTCGGCGAGGATATGGCATGGCAGCGCTGCCGCCCGAACGCCGATgatccccggccgcggcgggcacCGTGCTAGCATCAGGCAAGGATAAAATGTCCTGCAAATTGTGCAGTTTGCTGGCTTCTCATGCTGATGTACTAGTACGAGTGGAGTCAACGCAGCGCTAGCAGTACGAGTAGCATTAAACTTCTGCCTGCCTTTTTGACGTTTGACTTCTGAGCTTAACCTGAGCGAAAAGAATGGTGTGTGAGTGCAGCAAACCTGGTCTTATCGTCCATGGGCTAGACTCGGCCCAAGATGTTACTTTTGGGCCTCAAGGCCCTCAAGCATCTTTCAAGTTTGGGCTTGTCTTCTCGAAGAAGATAGGCCTGATTGAGCTTATGGAGGCCAATTTTGGGCCAATATTCCGATGCCCTCTATTCCGTGGCCATCGAAAGACTTTATCAAAATTAAGATAATTTATAACTTACGAGTAGAAATGCCGTTCGTAGCACGTTGCTACAGGTCCTTACTTCTCTCACATTATTATGCTCTCATGTTATTATTCACTTATTCCTAATATGTTAGCTTCGCTTCATAATGTGTTGGTGCGTTGTCCCTAATAGTCCTCTCTTTacaagtatagtagtagaagacattTGCGGTTGCTTTGATGCTATATGTTTATTATgtgggacccacacatggaagtcaaaaaaattcaccgcttaacctccgctctatccattcattcgattttCCCTGTACTCATCATCATCCAACCAGTCGCTACCTTTTCGTCCATCAATGCCACCCGCATCTGGCCCTATCCTCGTCATCGCCCAGGCAAGCGCTCGTCCTccccgtgcctagcctcattcccgcTTCGAGCGCTAGGCCACAGTGCCTCTAGccgccatgagcaggagtgcgtcctcctcctcttctcgtttccatccacctcccttctataatccactctAAATCGTTCCAATTAAGTGCAAAATCAGACCCCCAATTGCTAGATGTGGAGGCCTTAGTTCCGGATCTGAAGAGGATGGACATCATTGAGAGGCGGTGTGAGGTCCCGGCCTACGCCCATGTTTGCGTTGCCTGCTGATTGCCACTGTACCCCCCTCCCTAGCGCCATGCCCTCGCTGGCACATGGCTCTACTTGGTTGATTGTAAGGAGGCACTCGGTCcttgtttctttttcccttcatcctctctccttcaccccttAGGTCCAGATGGCGGGTAGGGCGTGTAGCCCGAGGGAGCAGCTGCCCGCTAGGGCGAGCGGCAGTAGTGCGTGGGGAGAGTTGGCCACGCGAGGGACGGAGCAGTGGCGCGCATCTCGCGCCGTCACCGGCAAGTGCGCTATGTGGGGGGCCAAAAGAACAGGAGGAAAGGCTAGACCTCGGGTCAATTGCATTAAAGTTTGGAGACTTTTTAAAAAAGTCAAGAACTATTTCAAAAATTgtgggttgattacgaaaaagttgaagaattttttttgcaaaataatcacAACGATCGGAATAAACAACCGGTAGAGAAGATAAAattagatgattttttttttaacagagAGAGGTGCTAGGCGAGGCGGTGTTGCTCGGCCTAATCACCTAGCCTAGCTTGCCTACATAGGGACGCCTTTTGTAACAAAGGTGGCGAGATAGATGCAGATAGTTCTCACGTAATCCAAATTGGGAgtccattcttttttttaaaaaaaccaaCTGAATAACAGCGTCTACACGCACAAGCTTTTTTGTCGCAAAGAAACTCAGGCAGGTGACTTATCAAAATCGGTCGGGGGCAACAATACCTGCTTTCTGGGATGGGATCGTGCATGGGACCCTGCACTGCAGGCTCTCTCCGTTCTATCGTCTCTGTTCGTTCGATGACAGCGCCAatgtttatttcaaaaaaaaaaagatgaccgCGTCAATGAGAGTCGAGAAATTTGGGTCTCGCCGATGCTAACCGGACACCAGACGCAATCATTTGCTTCTAAATGCGCACGCAGGTGCTCGGTTAGTGACCCTGATTGATCTGGATTTTACGAATTAATTGGTCGTCCATCATCGATGTTTGCTGCACCCTCCACACTCTGTCTCCGAGCGATGGCCTTTTGCTTTCAGATAAGTATATAACATTATAACAGGACAGCACCCTGTCTGTTCATTGCACGGGTCGAATCGGTTCCAGCATCGGAGCTGAAGGCAACGTTTGGATGCGTTGCAGCAGGGTGACTGACCTTTGGTGTTGTTTCGATCGTGCTCCTGTTCTATACAGTGTTTTCATTTCGACATTTCCATTCTGCCAGTCTATAGGTCGAGGAAGAGACAGAGCCTCCCTACATCTATGGTGCGAACTCATGTAATCTGGTATATACACCGTCGACATCTCACTCTCacacctactccctccatcccaaattataagtcgttttggcttttatagATACTATGTATAACAAAGTCTACGAATctaataaaattaaaataatctataatttgggacaaaGAAGAATTGTTGGTTCTCATGTATGGTGCATGCCGATGGCATCGGTAGAGTAAAATCTACTTTGCCCTCCTTCGAAAATCAGAAATCATACAGACACATCTTAACTTACTGGTCAAATTACCCCCTTATTGTTGTTAAATGTTTGCACACATTTCGCTTTCGGCTGAAGATGATAAACCACGAAACCACACATTTCATTACCAAAAAAATGTTAATATGGTACCAGCTACTTGTATATATACAGTAGCCAGAAGGCCTGATTACATTGGACACAAACGACTCGAGTCAACGCACGCAGCATCTATTACTCGGAGTAGGATCggctcctctctcctcattatGTTTAATGGCGCTAGCAAGATCGATAGAGCAACACTTGGATGGCCACAACTTGTGGGCGTATAGTTTATCTCAGTGGATGAACTATTTTACTATACACATGTACATCATCTCATGGATTTTTCCTAAGATGCATGACTTGACTCGATCAGGTGTACACGCGTACGTACTGGGCTATACCTCAACGTATCCCTAACCACTGATTGTGTTTTCGAGCCAACAGAACTGGAAAAACTAATACGTTACCCGACGAAACCGGCTGTCATTGACATGGAGCAGTACCGGGAATGGCGGGAACCTGGACACCTAGGTTGGTAGGCGTCCTATCCACGTGTACCTACTGCTCCCTCCGGTTATTCTAACTTTTTTTAAAGTCAAAATATCtgactaaatttatacaataaactgctaacattcatgatatcaaataactactattagtttcttcattaaatatatttttatagtatatttaTTCGGTACCATAAATTTTTGTGATcctctttataattttgatcaaatataaaatgatttgagtgaaataacttataatttggaggGAGTAGACATAAAATTCATTTTGACAATACACAATATATAAGGTGGTCATTCTGTTTCGTTTCTATCACATAGTGCATTATTATtacctctccctctctttcatCTTTTTACATCCTCTTTTTACATCCGTGATTAATGCAGTGTCCAGGGAGGTAGATGCCTACCAGGCTACCATAGCGTTTCTCGAAAAAAAGAATCAAGCTTCCTCTCCTGCCAGCGATTCAACCCGGACGTCGATCTACCACCTGTTCACAAGTgaaactgtggcggaaccgcctaaattaacttggctaaagcacacttaagtcgcctaaacgcgatcatgtactttaaacaagtcaacttggtcgtccgtcggatttcctccgataaaaccacgtaacgcaggatcgagaaagcaaaactcacacgatggtgagtggttacagagattacaacagtccacccagattaaacaaagtgcatcgatttattacaacataaagttcagaaattcaaacatagtttgtagagtgttcaagcagcggaaataaaacgcacggaaactaaacgtcgatgcacgatatcatgaagaagccgatcatgacatcactgacccctgtcctcgccgtccgaggagggatcccactcgaccgtccaacccggagggagctgggtagaccAAGCAGAACTAGCAGCGAACTCAGgaacatcatcctcacctgaaaagaggtgccacaacaaggctgagcaactatgctcaacaagacttaaccgacctgtggtactaatccactaacacctagacatgcaagctttttggctctgggttttgttttgccaaaaacgactagtgtaggtccttactttcaacattttagccaccagttctactgttgttcatcattctaagttagcagctatactaaacaagcatagttttccaagcaattaataacaagtaacaatattatatcatcatcatctttcattcttactcagtgtagcatagcgatcaagtagtcccacactgtgagaggcagacgaatcgattcgaatttattaaccatgcatggcgaacctaatcccacgacatccgcgcaccacgaagggtcgcttcacttgtcagccgtccccatcgatccctaggtacgtgtcaggtccaaacttcctttggcatgcaatgctccacagtcccggtctctaccatACTATGACCgccattgcacccacatgatgcaccatgggaacgacgttccaaggacagcaggggtataagccacgtcccagttcaatcaggtactaggcttccccatcccatactaggtatgagattagtactttcaaacacttgatcacgaacaccatcacctttcgaccttagtccaatttcaagtagacagacggggcaaaccaccgagtaccaacataagcccagccccgtccatcatccttatagttgcaacgaaaagaaaatcattcaactcctataactcgcgagtgacaggaaatcactcgacttttaccgagtcctatttagcattgcaactactcgacttcttatactagtgttcagatcaaggggcactgtattcatgcatctatggtttcaatcaattcctataaacgtaaatgcataatcaaaacaaccaatatgttgcaagtatttaaacataggaatttatgctccggggcttgccttcacactcggagttagcgaactggtcctcggcttgctctaGCACGGGCTCGACTTCGGCGTGGTGTAGATCCgctacagcttcctcttcgggcgtcgggtgcagctcgtatgtaCCGTCGGCGATGTTAACTTCTACATGAAATGCAGGTGCAAATGATTCAACATGCAAAACCAAGAGTCTGAAaggcatttcatatattattcctttttatctttctctaaaaaggaaagaggttTTCATTAACTTTCAAACCAAGTCTCATAATTATCCTGTGAACTACACCTCATTCCTGAATtattccaagtggtttcatatttttatcatctctggatttatcattatgcaaaaagaaaaatctacccgtagatttcaattaataaactaaaacaGTAACTTAAATGTCTAAGCTAGGCTCTAaaccatttttctaagcttttattctctgaaacaaacacttgagagttggatttacctttttagcatttttctgtgatttgctatgatttaaactagcttaaacaaggattaaatcatataacattaattctaacaGAGACATGtgtaaacttatttttatacgAAACTACACAGAATattgagtctaacaaaatttatcttgcatttttagcatttttctacacttttctatgcctttttaaactttcagcctttttagatctagaaaaaaaaaaagaaaaccgaggAAATCTTCAAATCTAGCCCTCCAGTCTATGGGTTAAATGCGTAGAGGCCCCTGGATCTTGCGCCTACACCCCTGGACAAAAACCCACCTCAAACATAAATCCCACGAttttccccataaccccctgaCTTTCTTTTCCACTCGCAACTAGACccctggccttcttcttcctctggaacAGAACGCACAGCACAGCAAAACAGACAGGCTTGGCCGGCGTTCGGGCTTGGGCCAGCGGCGGTAGGGGGAGGGCAGCGGGGCGGCTTGGGGGCGAGGAGGGGCTGCGCAGCAGGGCCAACGGCTCCCAGGAGCAGGTCCAGAGACGCGGATCGGGGCGGCGCAGAAGGGGctccgcgggcggcgaggaACGCCGTCGACATGAGCGGAACGAGCGCGGAAAGTTGACCCCAGAGGAAATCGAGCGCGAGCATGATGATCAGTGTCTTACCGCGGTTCCGTTTGAGTGGTTGGTTGACGACGAGGATGACTGGAAGATGGTGTTCCGCGGTGAGGCAGTGGGGGTGGCGGGTGGAGTTCCTGGAGTTGGGGAAAGTGGGATTCCGGGCGATGGGGTGGATGGCAGGCGACGAGGAGTGTCCGAGGGTGTGgctgaggaagtggaggagccTCAGGCGTGGGCTATTAGACAGAGGCGGAGGGAGCTGGCCAGATTTCGTCTGGGAACGGGAACCTCTCGAGCTGCCGGTTTGGGGCAAGAACTTTCTGTTGGAGGGCACGGGGGCTTGGAAAGGAGGCAGGAGACTGGAGGAGGGTGGTTTGGAGGATGGGGCGCTAGTACACTGCTGCGGGGTGGACCGGCCACGGCgggcgccattggcggacatGGGAGGTGACTTGGCGGGTGCACTTGCAggcgggcgctgcaggcgaAGCAGGCATGCACGGGTGAACGGCTCCAtcagggcgctgcaggcgaggccgaggagctgTGGCGTCTTGTCTCGGGCGTGCGTTGgtgggcacggcggcggtggcatgcCAGAGCGTCgcagggcgcggccggcgaggggagcgCGGCGCACGCGTGCTCGGCGTGAGCTCTGGTGCGGGATTTGCGGGATCGGACGATAGGGCAATCTTCGAGCGCGATCTTctccagatttttgaactgcacaacccctactccctttacaaaagttgtaggcctaggatctaagttcaattcttgtaattgTCTTGATTTCAAATTCGAAGCCGAAATGAAGATAAAacgcttcaaagtttggcaaGATCCGAAAGTTTCAGACTTGAACACTTCAGCCATTTTTGACAGTGTTGACCATTTTAGCTGCGTTTGACCTCGTTTTTAAAAACCttctgtgcagattttggcctatgctcaaaaataaaagttgttaaggactcgtagcactaaaactttcatAAAAGGTTTGTCATTAGCATACATTCgaaaatgtgagaaaaag
This sequence is a window from Setaria italica strain Yugu1 chromosome III, Setaria_italica_v2.0, whole genome shotgun sequence. Protein-coding genes within it:
- the LOC101782377 gene encoding uncharacterized protein At4g08330, chloroplastic; protein product: MEQPTDMEKKDASALQRSLSAVTYCCGACGYDLRLRSSDRNTAGIVGGGYGRAARRGVVPFDAIDDARFGHADEFRCVDVRARRLFVRRTRLLCRKCGASLGFAYDDRAGDARSPRYDIKIRALQPLASAADDDGGSADMATSPPGP
- the LOC111256673 gene encoding uncharacterized protein LOC111256673, producing the protein MPPPPCPPTHARDKTPQLLGLACSALMEPFTRACLLRLQRPPASAPAKSPPMSANGARRGRSTPQQCTSAPSSKPPSSSLLPPFQAPVPSNRKFLPQTGSSRGSRSQTKSGQLPPPLSNSPRLRLLHFLSHTLGHSSSPAIHPIARNPTFPNSRNSTRHPHCLTAEHHLPVILVVNQPLKRNREVNIADGTYELHPTPEEEAVADLHHAEVEPVLEQAEDQFANSEC